A genomic window from Maridesulfovibrio sp. includes:
- the hdcA gene encoding histidine decarboxylase, pyruvoyl type — MKGNWLLVTGLFMLMTASTVLADQKFDKTAVSPFETYCDGYGMPGAQGLGYVSVLKVSTGTVEKSDDLLIDGIIAYDRAEANDAYIGQINMLTASSFNGVMGSIWGYDLAKAEIVRTGKQKPMFTLTQYDGTPLPVYDAAPLIEAGQALFGTEKERHFPPAPGSHVICAQKEATAYRPQKGKPKVDKGQAYGVWCFLCISLAKDRNTGASLFIEDAGVWTKNDNEQEIQSFLSKHQRNVANSIIACGKDQSVIYDRTYMSYAYVIMSPGQVGTALTVSPYVTLARKALPAGGFSALEKISLNEWEKEMGFKTTNPK; from the coding sequence ATGAAAGGTAATTGGTTATTAGTTACAGGACTTTTTATGTTGATGACTGCTTCAACTGTTCTCGCTGATCAGAAGTTTGACAAAACCGCAGTCTCTCCCTTTGAGACATACTGTGACGGATACGGTATGCCGGGGGCGCAGGGGCTTGGATATGTCTCAGTACTGAAGGTCTCTACAGGAACAGTTGAAAAATCAGATGATCTACTCATTGACGGAATTATCGCCTATGACCGGGCAGAAGCCAATGATGCCTACATCGGACAGATAAATATGCTGACGGCTTCATCCTTCAACGGCGTGATGGGCAGCATCTGGGGGTATGACCTCGCCAAGGCGGAAATAGTCAGGACCGGAAAACAGAAACCCATGTTTACATTAACCCAATATGATGGAACCCCGTTGCCTGTATATGATGCAGCTCCTTTGATTGAAGCGGGACAGGCCTTATTCGGCACGGAGAAAGAAAGACACTTTCCGCCAGCTCCGGGCAGCCATGTCATTTGTGCCCAAAAAGAGGCAACTGCCTATCGCCCACAAAAAGGAAAACCGAAGGTGGATAAAGGCCAGGCTTATGGAGTTTGGTGTTTTCTGTGTATTTCTCTTGCCAAGGACCGAAATACCGGTGCCAGCCTCTTTATTGAAGATGCCGGAGTATGGACAAAAAATGACAATGAACAGGAAATCCAATCCTTTCTTTCCAAGCATCAGCGAAATGTAGCCAATTCCATTATAGCGTGTGGAAAGGACCAAAGCGTTATTTATGATCGTACATATATGTCTTATGCTTATGTCATTATGTCGCCGGGACAGGTTGGAACAGCTTTGACCGTATCTCCATACGTGACTCTGGCCCGCAAGGCATTACCTGCCGGTGGATTTTCAGCTCTGGAAAAAATCAGTCTGAACGAATG
- a CDS encoding response regulator: protein MSEVKVVIVEDDARIADLHRRFTERVPGFSVVAIAQSLEDAKTIIELYNPDLILLDLYFPEGTSLDLLRDIRARGMETDVILITAAKEMGPLKEALRGGVFDYIIKPVILDRFVTCLEKFGEYFQRLHSEEAIEQKDVDSIRNLNPASSMSESGPENLPKGIDRLTLKKVKAVFGKETIDTRDGISAEEMGEIIGASRSTARRYLEYLVSIGRIYPDVVYGTVGRPERKYFSTTPVNS, encoded by the coding sequence ATGAGCGAAGTAAAAGTTGTTATAGTCGAAGATGATGCCCGAATTGCAGACCTCCACCGCCGCTTTACCGAAAGGGTTCCCGGATTCAGCGTAGTAGCCATAGCCCAAAGTCTTGAAGACGCCAAAACCATAATCGAACTATACAACCCCGATCTAATCCTGCTCGACCTTTATTTTCCGGAAGGCACAAGTCTGGATCTGTTACGCGACATACGTGCCAGAGGAATGGAAACCGATGTCATCCTGATCACCGCAGCCAAAGAAATGGGCCCGCTGAAAGAAGCCCTGCGCGGAGGGGTCTTTGACTACATCATCAAGCCGGTCATCCTCGACCGTTTCGTGACCTGCCTTGAAAAATTCGGTGAATATTTTCAACGTCTGCATTCTGAAGAAGCCATCGAACAAAAGGATGTGGACAGCATCCGCAATCTCAACCCGGCCTCATCCATGTCGGAATCAGGACCAGAGAACCTGCCTAAAGGCATTGACCGTCTGACATTAAAAAAGGTCAAGGCCGTATTCGGAAAGGAAACCATCGATACGCGGGACGGAATCAGTGCCGAAGAAATGGGCGAAATCATAGGGGCCAGCAGATCCACGGCCCGGCGCTATCTGGAATATCTGGTTTCTATCGGCAGAATTTATCCTGATGTTGTGTATGGAACAGTAGGAAGACCGGAGCGTAAATATTTCAGTACCACTCCCGTCAACTCATGA
- a CDS encoding TRAP transporter large permease, with the protein MEIVLLGSFLGLTFLGVPVAYALGLSVSIILYYYMHIPQVMITQVMYSGIDSFSFMAVPFFMLAGSFMSAGGVTSRLVNFAQALVGSFTGGLAQVVAVSGMFFAAISGSSAATTAAIGSTMVDEMEKKGYRRELATGIVAAGGTVGIVIPPSITLVVYGVIAGASIGDLFMGGMVPGLLMGLTMCLVSYAIAKKEGIPAEGSFSFMHLLKSFKDSFWALMTPVIIIGGIYGGIFTPTEAAAVAAVYGIFVGFFIYKELTLKDFPRIIFQAVMGTTMIMFIVGAAKVFGWMLTNLEIPHHIGEYIVSLTDSPAMFLIMMNLLLLFIGTLINASAAVVILTPIFLPVAIQLGIDPLFFGVLMVINLAIGCITPPVGLDLFVASAITKVPLEKVMRASTPYLIALLGALLLMTFCPPIITFLPNLLH; encoded by the coding sequence ATGGAAATAGTATTACTCGGTTCATTTCTGGGTCTGACTTTTCTGGGAGTTCCGGTCGCCTATGCTCTGGGACTTTCTGTATCAATAATTCTCTACTATTACATGCACATACCACAGGTCATGATCACGCAAGTCATGTACTCCGGTATTGACTCATTTTCATTCATGGCTGTGCCCTTCTTCATGCTGGCCGGTTCGTTCATGTCTGCCGGAGGAGTGACATCCAGACTGGTTAATTTCGCACAGGCGCTTGTAGGCTCGTTCACCGGCGGGCTGGCTCAGGTCGTCGCTGTTTCAGGCATGTTCTTCGCCGCTATTTCCGGATCATCGGCAGCCACCACTGCTGCCATCGGTTCCACCATGGTTGATGAAATGGAAAAGAAAGGCTACCGCCGCGAACTGGCCACCGGAATCGTCGCTGCGGGCGGGACGGTCGGCATCGTGATTCCCCCGTCCATCACCTTGGTTGTCTATGGAGTTATCGCCGGAGCATCCATTGGCGACTTATTCATGGGGGGAATGGTTCCCGGCCTGCTTATGGGCCTGACCATGTGTCTGGTCAGCTATGCCATCGCCAAAAAAGAAGGCATTCCTGCGGAAGGCTCATTTTCATTTATGCATCTGTTGAAATCATTCAAGGATTCATTCTGGGCCTTAATGACCCCGGTCATTATCATCGGCGGAATTTACGGTGGTATATTCACCCCCACCGAAGCTGCCGCCGTAGCCGCCGTATACGGAATCTTTGTCGGTTTCTTCATCTATAAGGAACTGACCCTCAAGGACTTTCCGCGCATCATCTTTCAAGCCGTCATGGGAACCACAATGATCATGTTCATTGTCGGTGCCGCCAAAGTTTTCGGCTGGATGCTCACCAACCTTGAAATCCCGCACCATATCGGAGAATATATAGTCTCCCTTACCGACTCTCCTGCAATGTTCCTGATCATGATGAACCTGCTGTTGCTTTTTATTGGGACCTTGATCAACGCTTCAGCAGCGGTGGTTATTCTGACCCCGATATTCCTGCCCGTTGCAATACAGCTGGGAATCGACCCATTATTCTTCGGCGTGTTGATGGTCATCAACCTTGCTATCGGTTGTATCACTCCTCCAGTCGGTCTGGACCTGTTTGTCGCCAGCGCTATCACCAAAGTCCCTCTTGAAAAAGTTATGAGGGCATCGACCCCCTACCTGATAGCTTTGCTGGGAGCTCTGCTACTGATGACCTTCTGTCCCCCGATCATAACATTCCTGCCTAATCTTCTGCACTAG
- a CDS encoding sensor histidine kinase, which yields MLFQLFTRDLEEYGKGKEDMRLYELLTIIKPKTIQHYLAYMVAGLVLIQLGITWFLISDLTSNLLKEQIGLRALQTAQSIAHMPIISKELLRNDPEGKIQVLAENIRLKTGATFIVIGDVNNKRFSHPVPERIGQTFVGGDTGPVIKEGKSYVSEAVGTLGRSIRSFVPIFSEDGGIIGFVSVGYLSTSVKKSIADHMNRPLIFIILMTLFGFMITACITRHLKKITLNLEPAEITNLYLERGAVLETIREGVIATDHKGEIRLANNAALKYTCFYSAELVGKHIDDVIPCAGLKHALTTGESEFDQERVVNGQELIFNIVPVLKDGSIKGLVASFRRKDELDRISHELSSIQEYSELLRGQTHEYSNKLHTIAGLIQIEAYQEALDLVAHESSGYEDIIRFLNKAVPHPVIAAIVLGKYNRAKELKINFQVDRDSTMIDVPDWIKQEKIVTIVGNLLDNAFEAVLEQNKDNRNVLLSFTDLGNDIVFEVEDSGPGVPPDKIEKIFEKGISSKGNTRRGLGLYLVHQRLDELGGLITVSAASHGGTLFSVIIPKVRCTIV from the coding sequence TTGCTTTTCCAACTCTTCACCCGAGATTTGGAAGAATACGGCAAAGGCAAGGAAGACATGCGTTTATATGAACTCCTGACTATTATTAAACCCAAGACCATACAGCATTACCTTGCGTACATGGTTGCCGGACTGGTTCTTATCCAACTGGGCATTACATGGTTCCTCATCTCCGATCTGACGTCCAATCTGCTCAAAGAACAAATAGGGCTGCGCGCTCTCCAAACAGCGCAATCCATAGCCCATATGCCGATCATCAGTAAGGAACTCCTGCGCAACGACCCTGAAGGAAAGATTCAAGTCCTTGCTGAAAATATCCGCCTTAAAACGGGTGCCACCTTCATAGTCATCGGTGATGTCAACAACAAACGCTTTTCCCATCCGGTTCCGGAAAGGATAGGACAGACCTTTGTCGGGGGAGATACAGGTCCGGTAATCAAAGAAGGAAAATCCTATGTATCAGAGGCGGTCGGAACCCTGGGCAGGTCCATCCGCTCATTTGTACCCATTTTCTCCGAGGACGGAGGTATTATCGGTTTTGTTTCGGTAGGTTACCTTTCGACCAGCGTAAAGAAAAGCATTGCAGACCACATGAACAGGCCGCTTATCTTCATAATCCTGATGACCCTGTTCGGATTTATGATAACGGCCTGCATTACCCGCCACCTCAAAAAAATCACTCTCAACCTTGAACCGGCTGAAATCACCAACCTCTACCTTGAAAGAGGTGCCGTACTGGAAACCATCAGGGAAGGCGTCATTGCCACAGACCACAAGGGGGAAATCAGGCTGGCCAATAACGCGGCTCTAAAATATACCTGCTTCTACTCCGCTGAGCTTGTCGGTAAACATATTGACGATGTGATCCCCTGCGCCGGTCTTAAGCATGCCCTGACCACCGGAGAAAGCGAATTCGACCAAGAACGTGTCGTCAATGGACAGGAGCTTATATTCAACATTGTACCGGTCCTTAAAGACGGGTCCATCAAGGGTCTGGTTGCCAGTTTCCGGCGCAAGGATGAGCTGGACCGCATTTCCCATGAACTCTCCAGCATTCAGGAATATTCAGAACTACTGCGTGGACAGACCCACGAGTACTCCAACAAACTCCACACCATAGCAGGACTAATCCAGATCGAAGCTTATCAGGAAGCACTTGATTTGGTAGCCCATGAATCGTCCGGCTACGAAGACATCATCAGGTTCCTGAACAAAGCAGTACCCCACCCTGTAATAGCGGCCATTGTGCTTGGTAAATACAATCGGGCCAAGGAATTGAAGATAAACTTCCAGGTTGACCGTGACAGCACCATGATCGATGTGCCGGATTGGATCAAGCAGGAAAAAATAGTTACCATTGTCGGTAATCTACTGGATAATGCATTCGAAGCGGTACTGGAGCAGAATAAAGACAACCGCAACGTCTTACTTTCCTTTACCGATCTTGGAAACGACATTGTCTTTGAAGTGGAAGATTCCGGTCCCGGAGTTCCTCCGGACAAAATCGAGAAAATCTTCGAAAAAGGTATATCTTCCAAAGGAAACACGCGCCGGGGTCTGGGATTATATCTTGTCCACCAGCGACTTGATGAACTTGGCGGTTTAATTACCGTTTCTGCAGCCAGCCACGGCGGGACACTTTTCTCTGTTATAATCCCAAAAGTCAGGTGTACAATAGTATGA
- a CDS encoding DctP family TRAP transporter solute-binding subunit → MRRLLAVICALVLIAAMSVPAFAGKVVLKLGHIAEPVHPYGQGAEKFAEIVKEKSGGEIIVKVFPSSQLGGQKDLIEGLIFGTVDMALVGTAVLGQFQPQISIFDMPFLFQDREHAYKSLDTVGMDLGKALEPKGIKLLGYMENGIRHLTNNVREVKTPADMEGLKIRVMTNKIYIEMMKSLGASPTPMAFGELYSAMQQGTVDGQENPSAHIWTKRFFEVQQFASKTAHSYAPEPLVMSMVSWSRLNPAQQKIVKESAKEAIDWQRKFSTKKDEEYWTLIEETGKIKITEVDRDKFAEATKPVYEKFASVVGQDNIDKINALKK, encoded by the coding sequence ATGAGACGTTTATTAGCAGTGATTTGTGCACTAGTACTTATTGCGGCCATGTCGGTTCCCGCATTTGCCGGAAAAGTGGTTCTCAAACTCGGGCATATTGCCGAGCCCGTGCATCCCTATGGACAGGGTGCCGAAAAATTTGCCGAGATCGTCAAGGAAAAATCCGGAGGCGAAATCATCGTCAAGGTGTTCCCCTCATCTCAGCTGGGCGGACAGAAAGACCTTATTGAAGGACTCATTTTCGGGACAGTTGACATGGCTCTGGTGGGTACAGCCGTTCTCGGCCAGTTCCAGCCCCAAATTTCAATCTTCGACATGCCCTTCCTTTTTCAGGACCGTGAACATGCATACAAATCCCTCGATACCGTGGGTATGGATCTGGGCAAGGCCCTTGAGCCGAAAGGCATCAAACTTCTCGGGTACATGGAAAACGGTATCCGCCACCTGACAAACAACGTCCGCGAAGTAAAAACTCCCGCCGACATGGAAGGACTCAAAATCAGGGTCATGACCAACAAAATATACATCGAAATGATGAAATCACTCGGAGCATCCCCCACTCCCATGGCTTTTGGTGAACTCTATTCCGCCATGCAGCAGGGAACTGTTGACGGGCAGGAAAACCCCAGCGCCCACATCTGGACCAAACGCTTTTTCGAAGTACAACAATTCGCATCCAAAACAGCCCACTCATACGCACCGGAACCGCTGGTAATGTCCATGGTCAGCTGGTCCAGGCTTAATCCAGCCCAGCAGAAAATCGTAAAGGAATCCGCCAAAGAAGCAATCGACTGGCAGCGCAAGTTCTCCACTAAAAAAGATGAAGAATACTGGACTCTTATTGAAGAAACCGGAAAAATCAAAATAACCGAAGTGGACCGTGACAAATTCGCGGAAGCCACCAAGCCTGTGTATGAAAAATTCGCCAGCGTCGTCGGGCAGGATAACATTGACAAAATTAACGCTCTGAAAAAATAG
- a CDS encoding TRAP transporter small permease: MDKLFEKLRAVLYWISVTSMTVMLALIFFQVVTRYFFGHTFEWSEELARFLFVWVVFLGSALIMGESGHLAVQILPSKLKDTAAGLLLETVINICSYAFTMLLLVQGAKMTSVMTFQIAPGLGISMSVVYSIIPLSAFLMILYLIKDTVRIFKKVRERYGSSSVTEQKVEVGR, from the coding sequence ATGGATAAACTATTCGAAAAACTTCGTGCAGTCCTGTACTGGATATCTGTAACCTCAATGACCGTAATGCTCGCCCTGATCTTTTTTCAGGTCGTTACCAGATATTTCTTTGGTCATACTTTTGAGTGGTCTGAAGAACTTGCCAGATTCCTTTTTGTCTGGGTCGTTTTCCTTGGCTCAGCCCTGATCATGGGCGAAAGCGGGCACCTTGCAGTACAGATCCTTCCAAGCAAGTTGAAAGATACTGCTGCCGGACTGCTACTGGAAACCGTCATCAATATTTGCAGCTATGCATTCACCATGCTTTTATTGGTGCAAGGTGCCAAGATGACCTCGGTTATGACTTTTCAGATCGCCCCCGGGCTGGGTATATCCATGAGTGTGGTCTATTCAATAATTCCCCTCAGTGCCTTCCTGATGATTCTCTACCTTATCAAGGATACTGTACGGATATTCAAAAAGGTCAGGGAACGTTATGGATCATCCTCGGTTACTGAACAGAAAGTTGAAGTCGGGAGATAG